In Micromonospora sp. WMMD980, the following are encoded in one genomic region:
- a CDS encoding class I SAM-dependent methyltransferase, whose amino-acid sequence MGTKDLRAPKRKVMPEMEGAAARWYARNRGSAAQLVEYRRQAVRLAEGLPDGAAVLEVAPGPGYLAIELARLGAYRITGLDVSRTFVALAGEAARRAGVVVDFRQGDVHDLPFRRAPSTWWSARRRSRTSSARCGRWTRCTGCCGRAAGR is encoded by the coding sequence ATGGGTACGAAGGATCTGCGCGCGCCCAAGCGCAAGGTGATGCCCGAGATGGAGGGGGCGGCCGCCCGCTGGTACGCCCGCAACCGCGGCTCGGCGGCGCAACTGGTGGAGTACCGCCGGCAGGCCGTGCGGCTGGCCGAGGGGCTGCCCGACGGGGCGGCCGTGCTGGAGGTCGCGCCCGGCCCCGGCTACCTGGCGATCGAGCTGGCCCGGCTCGGGGCGTACCGGATCACCGGGTTGGACGTCAGCCGGACGTTCGTGGCGCTGGCCGGCGAGGCCGCCCGGCGGGCGGGCGTGGTTGTCGACTTCCGCCAGGGCGACGTCCACGACCTGCCGTTCCGGCGGGCACCTTCGACCTGGTGGTCTGCCAGGCGGCGTTCAAGAACTTCGTCCGCCCGGTGCGGGCGCTGGACGAGATGCACCGGGTGCTGCGGCCGGGCGGCCGGGCGGTGA
- a CDS encoding PadR family transcriptional regulator encodes MAKRRRVGNLLALAVLSVLVERPRHPYEIATVLRERGKDQDMPIKWGSLYTVVANLERHGLLAAVESGRQGRRPERTVYRITDAGRTELVDWTRELVAVPEREHPRFEAGLSVLGALHPTEATELLRRRLDRLTGQLDAQRAALARHAREVPRLFLVEAEYDLAVREAEATWVRGLLDELTTGSLPGLAAWRAWHETGAMPPEWAQPAERGTEEH; translated from the coding sequence GTGGCGAAGCGACGCCGGGTCGGGAACCTGCTGGCGCTCGCCGTGCTCTCCGTGCTCGTCGAGCGCCCCCGCCATCCGTACGAGATCGCCACCGTGCTCCGCGAGCGCGGCAAGGATCAGGACATGCCGATCAAGTGGGGCTCGCTCTACACAGTGGTGGCGAACCTGGAACGGCACGGCCTGCTCGCGGCGGTGGAGAGCGGGCGGCAGGGGCGGCGTCCGGAGCGGACCGTCTACCGGATCACCGACGCCGGCCGGACCGAGCTCGTGGACTGGACCCGGGAGCTGGTCGCCGTGCCGGAGCGGGAGCATCCTCGCTTCGAGGCCGGTCTGTCCGTGCTCGGCGCGCTCCACCCGACTGAGGCGACCGAGCTGCTGCGCCGGCGCCTCGACCGGCTGACCGGGCAGCTCGACGCGCAGCGGGCGGCGCTGGCCCGGCACGCCCGGGAGGTGCCCCGGCTCTTCCTCGTCGAGGCCGAGTACGACCTGGCCGTCCGCGAGGCCGAGGCGACCTGGGTGCGCGGGCTGCTCGACGAGTTGACCACCGGCTCGTTGCCCGGGCTGGCCGCCTGGCGGGCCTGGCACGAGACCGGCGCCATGCCGCCCGAGTGGGCCCAACCGGCGGAGAGGGGGACCGAGGAGCACTGA
- a CDS encoding adenylate/guanylate cyclase domain-containing protein: MSPRIHLPSGWVTFVFTDIEGSTRLARMLGPVYRPVLTEHRRLLRDTLTGTDGAELLTEGDSFFLAFPDAAAAVHACLTAQRALAAHEWPNPDATPRVRMGLHTGYAEPRDGEYASPEVHRAARVAAAAHGGQVLCSAATARHADPLPDGASLLDLGLHRLRGFDDRERLFQLVAPGLERRFPRPRTADAAAHNLPTQVTSFVGRHFERAELGRLVEAYRLVTVLGAGGAGKTRLAVELASGIVENYPDGVWFVDIAAVTDPGLVAFEIAAVLGLRPEPGRPMVDTLVEYAAPRRMLVVLDTCDAQPAASAEVISRLLAGGRGVRVLATSRESFGVPGEVVWRIPPLSVDEGPGVGGSDAVALLLDRTAAARGGRPPDPTEQDDLRRVVRRLDGLPLAIELAAARLRVLSAGQLAERLDDMLGALDAGRDAAEPPPVEAGWSGNQQDTVDLVAAATGSAPPTPASRAVQRSASERHLTIQATVTWSYRTLGARSSRLLRWMAVFAGPVDLPTVQWLLNEDPLDPLSVLVDKSMVLAEPHASGSTYRMLDPIRAYAARRLISTGEEQTARDRHVAWSRHALDRAHLGPDGRPVTLSLYALDPLAGELRAALRWCATGGSARSGLHLAGGLDQWWRERGLAREGRLWLFRLYGRIAETGEDIPEAELAAAYHMHSLHAGADGEFAEELRYSQRAEAAARQAGDLGLLARVLAGRAAPLVDMGQFAEAERVCREVLDWAYAQDVVGDALLAVYNLAELLWRRGALDEAAEVLGAARPVEAGRPVERGRRSVDMLLGMVALARGDLVAAHEHLLVALRSRMSHGYLGRACETINAIAVRCALAGDAVAAARLFGAAQATRASLRATPGIFEPYWLARQADLRRSLGDEAFDAAYGAGAGLRLDEAAALALHVEHPDLTTDSFWFGPSGSRPAAEPRSTAG; this comes from the coding sequence ATGTCGCCACGGATCCACCTCCCGAGCGGGTGGGTGACCTTCGTGTTCACCGACATCGAGGGTTCGACACGGCTGGCCCGCATGCTCGGCCCGGTCTACCGGCCGGTGCTGACGGAGCATCGCCGGCTGCTGCGCGACACGCTCACCGGCACCGACGGGGCGGAGCTGCTGACCGAGGGCGACTCGTTCTTCCTCGCCTTCCCGGACGCGGCCGCCGCGGTGCACGCCTGCCTGACGGCGCAACGTGCGTTGGCCGCCCACGAGTGGCCGAACCCCGACGCCACGCCCCGGGTGCGGATGGGCCTGCACACCGGCTACGCGGAGCCACGCGACGGCGAGTACGCCAGCCCGGAGGTGCACCGGGCGGCCCGGGTGGCCGCCGCCGCGCACGGTGGTCAGGTGCTCTGCTCGGCCGCCACCGCGCGGCACGCCGACCCGTTGCCCGACGGCGCGTCCCTGCTCGATCTCGGTCTGCACCGGCTGCGCGGCTTCGACGACCGGGAGCGGCTGTTCCAGCTCGTCGCGCCCGGCCTGGAGCGGCGGTTCCCGCGTCCGCGCACCGCCGACGCGGCGGCGCACAACCTGCCCACCCAGGTCACCTCGTTCGTCGGGCGGCACTTCGAGCGGGCCGAGCTGGGCCGGCTGGTGGAGGCGTACCGGCTGGTGACCGTGCTGGGTGCGGGTGGCGCGGGCAAGACCCGGTTGGCCGTGGAGCTGGCCTCCGGGATCGTCGAGAACTATCCGGACGGGGTGTGGTTCGTCGACATCGCCGCGGTGACCGACCCGGGGCTCGTCGCGTTCGAGATCGCCGCCGTGCTGGGGCTCCGCCCGGAGCCGGGCCGGCCGATGGTCGACACCCTGGTCGAGTACGCGGCGCCGCGCCGGATGCTCGTGGTGCTGGACACCTGTGACGCCCAGCCGGCCGCCTCGGCCGAGGTGATCTCCCGGCTGCTGGCCGGTGGCCGGGGGGTGCGGGTGCTGGCGACCAGCCGGGAGTCGTTCGGGGTGCCGGGCGAGGTGGTGTGGCGGATCCCGCCGCTCTCGGTGGACGAGGGCCCGGGTGTCGGCGGTAGCGACGCGGTGGCGCTGCTGCTGGACCGCACCGCCGCGGCGCGGGGTGGTCGGCCACCTGACCCGACGGAGCAGGACGACCTGCGTCGGGTGGTGCGCCGGCTGGACGGCCTGCCGCTCGCCATCGAGTTGGCCGCGGCACGGTTGCGGGTGCTCTCCGCCGGGCAGTTGGCCGAGCGGCTCGACGACATGCTCGGCGCCCTGGACGCGGGGCGGGACGCCGCGGAGCCGCCGCCGGTGGAGGCCGGCTGGAGCGGCAACCAGCAGGACACGGTCGACCTGGTGGCCGCCGCGACCGGGTCCGCCCCGCCGACGCCGGCGTCCCGGGCGGTGCAGCGGTCGGCCAGCGAGCGGCACCTGACCATCCAGGCCACGGTGACCTGGTCCTACCGGACACTCGGCGCCCGCTCGTCGCGGCTGCTGCGGTGGATGGCGGTCTTCGCCGGCCCGGTGGACCTGCCGACCGTGCAGTGGTTGCTGAACGAGGATCCGCTGGATCCGCTGTCGGTGCTGGTGGACAAGTCGATGGTGCTGGCCGAGCCGCACGCCTCGGGCAGCACCTACCGGATGCTGGACCCGATCCGGGCGTACGCGGCTCGCCGGCTGATCTCCACCGGCGAGGAGCAGACCGCCCGGGACCGGCACGTGGCCTGGTCCCGGCACGCGCTGGACCGGGCGCACCTGGGCCCGGACGGCCGGCCGGTGACGCTGTCGCTCTATGCGTTGGACCCGCTCGCCGGGGAGTTGCGGGCCGCGTTGCGGTGGTGCGCCACCGGCGGCAGCGCCCGGTCGGGGCTGCACCTGGCCGGCGGGTTGGACCAGTGGTGGCGGGAGCGCGGGCTGGCCCGGGAGGGTCGGCTGTGGCTGTTCCGGCTCTACGGGCGGATCGCCGAGACCGGCGAGGACATCCCGGAGGCCGAGCTGGCCGCCGCCTACCACATGCATTCGCTGCACGCGGGTGCGGACGGCGAGTTCGCCGAGGAGTTGCGCTACTCGCAGCGGGCCGAGGCGGCCGCCCGGCAGGCCGGCGATCTGGGCCTGCTGGCCCGGGTGCTGGCCGGGCGCGCCGCGCCGCTCGTCGACATGGGGCAGTTCGCCGAGGCGGAGCGGGTCTGCCGGGAGGTGCTCGACTGGGCGTACGCGCAGGACGTGGTGGGTGACGCGTTGCTCGCCGTCTACAACCTGGCCGAGCTGCTCTGGCGGCGGGGTGCGCTGGACGAGGCGGCCGAGGTGCTCGGCGCGGCCCGTCCGGTGGAGGCGGGCCGCCCGGTGGAGCGGGGCCGCCGGTCGGTGGACATGCTGCTGGGGATGGTGGCGCTGGCCCGGGGTGACCTGGTGGCGGCGCACGAGCACCTGCTGGTGGCGTTGCGGTCCCGGATGAGCCACGGCTACCTGGGCCGGGCCTGCGAAACGATCAACGCGATCGCGGTGCGCTGCGCGCTGGCGGGGGATGCGGTGGCGGCGGCCCGGCTCTTCGGCGCGGCGCAGGCCACCCGGGCGAGCCTGCGGGCCACGCCGGGCATCTTCGAGCCGTACTGGCTGGCCCGGCAGGCTGATCTGCGCCGGTCCCTGGGCGACGAGGCATTCGACGCGGCCTACGGCGCGGGGGCCGGGCTGCGGCTGGACGAGGCGGCGGCGTTGGCGTTGCACGTCGAGCATCCGGACCTGACCACCGACTCGTTCTGGTTCGGCCCGTCCGGCTCGCGGCCGGCGGCCGAGCCGCGCAGCACGGCGGGCTGA
- a CDS encoding glycoside hydrolase family 43 protein: MTGRRSRRGAAALAAALLAAGCGGGPTTESSTPKGTTVFTNPVIRTDAPDPQAIRVGDTWYLFHTNAGGQNVPVLTSPDLVEWTPAGDALPELPDWADAGKTWAPEAIQLAPDRFVLYYTVADRASGRQCLGRAVADTPLGPYADDSDKPLVCQPELGGSIDASPFRDADGSRWLLWKNDGNAIGVDTWLWSQRLTPDGLRLTGPATKLLRQTEPWEGTLIEGPFFHRHDGKLFLFFAANAYDKDTYAEGYAVCEGPTGPCVKAPENPILKSNDVATGPGHASIVERDGRTWLLYHAWPPGQEGTTDPGRQVWLNELVWTDGKPSVRGPLREVTR, encoded by the coding sequence ATGACCGGCCGACGGTCCCGGCGCGGCGCGGCGGCCCTGGCCGCCGCGCTGCTCGCCGCCGGTTGCGGCGGCGGGCCCACCACCGAATCGAGTACGCCGAAGGGCACGACCGTATTCACCAATCCCGTCATCCGCACCGACGCCCCCGACCCGCAGGCGATCCGGGTGGGCGACACCTGGTACCTGTTCCACACCAACGCCGGCGGCCAGAACGTGCCGGTGCTGACCTCGCCCGACCTGGTCGAGTGGACGCCGGCCGGCGACGCGCTGCCGGAGCTGCCGGACTGGGCGGACGCGGGGAAGACCTGGGCGCCGGAGGCGATCCAGCTCGCCCCGGACCGGTTCGTCCTCTACTACACGGTGGCCGACCGGGCCTCCGGCCGGCAGTGCCTGGGCCGGGCGGTGGCCGACACGCCGCTCGGTCCGTACGCGGACGACTCGGACAAGCCGCTGGTCTGCCAGCCGGAGCTGGGCGGCTCGATCGACGCCAGCCCGTTCCGGGACGCCGACGGCAGCCGGTGGCTGCTGTGGAAGAACGACGGCAACGCGATCGGGGTGGACACCTGGCTCTGGTCGCAGCGCCTGACGCCGGACGGACTGCGGTTGACCGGCCCGGCGACGAAGCTGCTGCGGCAGACCGAGCCGTGGGAGGGCACCCTGATCGAGGGGCCGTTCTTCCACCGGCACGACGGGAAGCTGTTCCTGTTCTTCGCCGCCAACGCCTACGACAAGGACACCTACGCCGAGGGCTACGCGGTCTGCGAGGGCCCGACCGGGCCGTGCGTGAAGGCGCCGGAGAACCCGATCCTGAAGAGCAACGACGTGGCCACCGGGCCGGGTCACGCCTCCATCGTCGAGCGGGACGGCCGCACTTGGCTGCTGTATCACGCCTGGCCGCCCGGCCAGGAGGGCACCACCGACCCGGGCCGCCAGGTGTGGCTGAACGAGCTGGTCTGGACCGACGGCAAGCCTTCGGTACGCGGCCCACTCCGCGAGGTGACCCGGTAA
- a CDS encoding lytic murein transglycosylase, with protein sequence MVDGERRPTVRPLRPAAPPDGDAGPVPRPRRGASAAVAARESGPGAGVKPETGATTPDAEPVSDGPTSESGPTGTDGAAPEPKPPTAGRRRVPFAHAGRVRPRQLAVGAARATRAWSRRPSGRTTVPALFLLVLVGAAVAAGAVLVPAAVRKPEPVAVEATSAAPVLGVPQTGAVPGLTATPVPTGRPGLPGTVGPTGTPSAGGATATPVLPTGRPADALSGWAQRVAATTGIPAVAVQAYGYAELVLAQTHRSCQLSWTTLAAIGYVESRHGSFGGATLLPNGLTSKEILGAPLDGQGGRSRILDTEQGRLDGDKTYDRALGPMQFIPSTWQEIGADADNDGVKNPHDIDDAALAAGEYLCQGGRNLTIPGDWWGAILSYNDVRRYAQEVFTKADEYGRSSGT encoded by the coding sequence GTGGTGGACGGCGAACGGCGACCGACGGTCCGGCCCCTGCGACCCGCCGCGCCGCCCGACGGCGACGCCGGGCCGGTCCCCCGCCCTCGACGCGGCGCGTCCGCGGCCGTGGCCGCACGGGAGAGCGGGCCCGGAGCCGGCGTGAAACCGGAGACCGGCGCGACCACTCCCGACGCCGAGCCGGTTTCGGACGGCCCCACCTCCGAGTCGGGCCCGACGGGCACGGACGGCGCCGCCCCCGAGCCGAAGCCGCCGACGGCCGGCCGGCGGCGGGTGCCGTTCGCGCACGCCGGGCGGGTCCGCCCGCGGCAGCTCGCCGTCGGCGCCGCCCGGGCCACCCGGGCCTGGTCGCGCCGGCCGAGCGGGCGCACCACGGTCCCCGCGCTCTTCCTGCTCGTCCTGGTCGGCGCAGCCGTCGCGGCCGGCGCGGTGCTGGTGCCGGCCGCCGTCCGCAAGCCCGAGCCGGTAGCGGTCGAGGCCACCAGCGCCGCGCCGGTCCTGGGCGTGCCGCAGACCGGCGCCGTGCCAGGGCTGACCGCGACGCCCGTCCCGACCGGCCGGCCGGGCCTGCCCGGCACGGTGGGCCCGACCGGCACGCCGTCGGCCGGTGGCGCCACCGCCACCCCGGTGCTGCCGACCGGCCGCCCGGCCGACGCGCTCAGCGGATGGGCGCAGCGGGTCGCCGCCACCACCGGGATCCCCGCGGTGGCGGTGCAGGCGTACGGCTACGCCGAGCTGGTGCTGGCCCAGACCCACCGCAGCTGCCAACTGAGCTGGACCACGCTCGCCGCGATCGGCTACGTGGAGTCCCGGCACGGTTCGTTCGGCGGGGCGACCCTGCTGCCCAACGGCCTCACCTCGAAGGAGATCCTCGGAGCGCCGCTCGACGGGCAGGGCGGCCGGTCCCGGATCCTCGACACCGAACAGGGCCGGCTCGACGGCGACAAGACCTACGACCGGGCGCTCGGGCCGATGCAGTTCATCCCGAGCACCTGGCAGGAGATCGGCGCGGACGCCGACAACGACGGCGTGAAGAACCCGCACGACATCGACGACGCGGCGTTGGCCGCCGGCGAATACCTGTGCCAGGGCGGCCGGAACC
- a CDS encoding family 10 glycosylhydrolase has protein sequence MKATPLRAAALAVALLGALVAGAPAQAAPNETTTSPTADCVTNPATPKRQFRAMWIASVTNIDWPSKDSWTAPDQVAKQKAEYLGWLDLAQKLNHNAVVVQVRPTADAFWPSPYEPWSEYLTGVRGKDPGWDPLAFLVAESHKRNLEFHAWFNPYRVSMPAPGGAGADLSQLAPDSPARAHPDWVFAYPPAGVAGSRLYYNPGIPEVREFVQTAMMDAVKRYDVDGVHFDDYFYPYPSGTYQVPDDATFAQYNRGFTDKADWRRDNINLLVQEMNAKIKAAKPWVKFGVSPFGIWRNASADPNGSDTTGSQSYDIISADTRKWIKEEWIDYVVPQLYWYIGQYPAADYARLVPWWAEQVRGTHVQLYIGQADYKSGEPAYGSFWMNPQELSNHLTLNRSYPEVLGNVHFSAVQVRANRLGATDIYAAEHYSRPALVPTMTHLPHKPLLFPVVTKAQREADGVRLSWRQPADGKGPLGTATSYAIYRFDGLGLAGRCDFADASHLVGTVRATDGATRSWVDTTAVAGSRYTYYVTALDRLANESPASPPRFVR, from the coding sequence ATGAAGGCAACTCCGCTCAGGGCTGCCGCGCTGGCCGTGGCGCTGCTCGGCGCGCTGGTCGCCGGCGCACCGGCGCAGGCCGCCCCGAACGAGACGACAACCTCCCCGACCGCCGACTGCGTCACGAACCCGGCCACCCCCAAGCGGCAGTTCCGGGCCATGTGGATCGCCTCGGTGACGAACATCGACTGGCCCAGCAAGGACTCCTGGACCGCGCCGGACCAGGTGGCCAAGCAGAAGGCGGAATACCTGGGCTGGCTCGACCTCGCCCAGAAGCTCAACCACAACGCCGTCGTGGTCCAGGTCCGCCCGACCGCGGACGCGTTCTGGCCCTCGCCGTACGAGCCGTGGTCGGAGTACCTGACCGGCGTGCGCGGCAAGGACCCCGGCTGGGACCCGCTGGCCTTCCTGGTCGCCGAGTCGCACAAGCGGAACCTGGAGTTCCACGCCTGGTTCAACCCGTACCGCGTCTCCATGCCGGCCCCCGGCGGCGCCGGCGCCGACCTGTCGCAACTCGCGCCGGACAGCCCGGCCCGGGCCCACCCGGACTGGGTGTTCGCCTACCCGCCGGCCGGCGTCGCCGGCAGCCGGCTCTACTACAACCCCGGCATCCCCGAGGTCCGCGAGTTCGTCCAGACCGCGATGATGGACGCGGTCAAGCGGTACGACGTCGACGGCGTGCACTTCGACGACTACTTCTACCCGTACCCGAGCGGCACCTACCAGGTGCCCGACGACGCCACCTTCGCCCAGTACAACCGGGGCTTCACGGACAAGGCCGACTGGCGGCGGGACAACATCAACCTGCTGGTCCAGGAGATGAACGCCAAGATCAAGGCCGCCAAGCCGTGGGTGAAGTTCGGGGTCAGCCCGTTCGGCATCTGGCGCAACGCGTCCGCCGACCCGAACGGCTCGGACACCACCGGCTCGCAGTCGTACGACATCATCTCCGCCGACACCCGTAAGTGGATCAAGGAGGAGTGGATCGACTACGTGGTGCCGCAGCTCTACTGGTACATCGGCCAGTACCCGGCCGCCGACTACGCCCGGCTCGTGCCGTGGTGGGCGGAGCAGGTGCGCGGCACCCACGTCCAGCTCTACATCGGCCAGGCCGACTACAAGAGCGGCGAACCGGCGTACGGGTCGTTCTGGATGAACCCGCAGGAGCTGTCGAACCACCTGACGTTGAACCGGTCGTACCCGGAGGTGCTCGGCAACGTGCACTTCTCGGCGGTGCAGGTGCGGGCGAACCGGCTCGGCGCCACCGACATCTACGCGGCCGAGCACTACTCGCGGCCCGCGCTGGTGCCGACCATGACGCACCTGCCGCACAAGCCGCTGCTCTTCCCGGTGGTCACCAAGGCCCAGCGGGAGGCGGACGGGGTGCGGCTGAGCTGGCGGCAGCCCGCCGACGGCAAGGGCCCGCTCGGCACCGCCACCTCGTACGCGATCTACCGGTTCGACGGTCTCGGCCTGGCCGGGCGCTGCGACTTCGCCGACGCGTCCCACCTGGTCGGCACCGTCCGGGCCACCGACGGCGCCACCCGGTCCTGGGTGGACACCACGGCGGTCGCCGGCAGCCGTTACACCTACTACGTGACCGCGCTGGACCGCCTGGCGAACGAGAGCCCGGCGAGCCCGCCGCGCTTCGTCCGCTGA
- a CDS encoding zinc ribbon domain-containing protein: MPRYEFRCRACGDTFEVNRPMAEAGRPATCPQGHADTVKLLSTVAFTGRGGGAGPAGGASTPAGGGCCGGACGC; this comes from the coding sequence ATGCCCCGGTACGAGTTCCGTTGCCGCGCCTGCGGCGACACCTTCGAGGTCAACCGCCCGATGGCCGAGGCCGGCCGGCCCGCCACCTGTCCACAGGGCCATGCCGACACGGTGAAGCTGCTCTCCACGGTGGCGTTCACCGGGCGGGGCGGCGGCGCCGGGCCGGCCGGTGGGGCGTCCACCCCGGCCGGCGGTGGCTGCTGCGGCGGCGCCTGCGGCTGCTGA
- a CDS encoding phospholipase, whose translation MSRRLATTLATGLIALLTVLGLASPAAAAVSTQQKLSVLSSWTQTSASSYNAWNSARLNKTPWAEYGFDWSTDYCSSSPDNPLGFSFNLSCYRHDFGYRNHKAMGIFPANKSRLDSAFYEDLKRVCATYNAIVRPACYSLAWTYYQAVSVFGSVAAVKQADIDRAARMKADAERRAAVRS comes from the coding sequence ATGTCCCGACGCCTCGCCACCACCCTCGCCACCGGCCTGATCGCCCTGCTCACCGTGCTCGGCCTGGCCTCACCGGCCGCCGCCGCGGTGAGCACCCAACAGAAGCTGTCGGTGCTGTCCAGCTGGACGCAGACCAGCGCCAGCAGCTACAACGCCTGGAACAGCGCCCGGCTCAACAAGACGCCCTGGGCCGAGTACGGCTTCGACTGGTCCACCGACTACTGCTCGTCCAGCCCGGACAACCCGCTCGGCTTCTCGTTCAACCTCTCCTGCTACCGGCACGACTTCGGCTACCGCAACCACAAGGCCATGGGCATCTTCCCGGCCAACAAGTCCCGCCTGGACAGCGCGTTCTACGAGGACCTGAAGCGGGTCTGCGCCACCTACAACGCGATCGTCCGGCCCGCCTGCTACAGCCTCGCCTGGACCTACTACCAGGCGGTGAGCGTGTTCGGATCGGTCGCCGCGGTCAAGCAGGCCGACATCGACCGCGCCGCGCGGATGAAGGCCGACGCCGAGCGTCGCGCCGCCGTCCGGAGCTGA
- a CDS encoding amino acid permease, whose amino-acid sequence MSVPRTKPIKDVLAQGDADGEDGKPGLRRRLGPVDLMGFGIGIVIGTGIFTLTGVEAKNSAGPGVVISFGIAGVVALLAALCYAELASSVPTAGSAYTYAYATMGEIVAWIIGWDLLLEFALGAAVVARGWSGYLADLFGLPSAWFAEEGSIVNLGAIGIVLLLGVVAIVGIRESARVTNVLVLVKVAICAFVVIAGLFFVKAANLTPFIPSSEPAGAGDDGIKQPVTQALFGLEPSVFGFVGVLTAAAVVFFAYTGFEAVANLGEETRKPKRDLPLGLLGTLVISTVLYIGVSLVVVGMVRYTEIDEGAPIASAFRAVGAGWSATLVSIAAVAGLTSVILVDLVAMGRIGFAIARDGLIPPSIAKVHPRWGTPYRIAAIMTVAVVLLAGFLPLSALADLVSIGALCAFMLVAIAVPILRKRRPDLDRPFKVPFSPVLPIVTAVACLYLSLNLSVETWVRFLIWMALGGIIYFGYGHRKNRLARREHAEDTPEPAPTP is encoded by the coding sequence ATGTCAGTCCCGCGCACCAAACCGATCAAGGACGTGCTCGCCCAGGGCGACGCCGACGGCGAGGACGGCAAGCCCGGGCTCAGGCGCCGGCTCGGCCCGGTCGACCTGATGGGCTTCGGCATCGGGATCGTGATCGGCACCGGGATCTTCACGCTGACCGGCGTGGAGGCGAAGAACAGTGCCGGCCCGGGCGTGGTGATCTCCTTCGGCATCGCCGGCGTGGTCGCGCTGCTCGCCGCGCTCTGCTACGCCGAGCTGGCCTCCAGCGTGCCGACCGCGGGCAGCGCCTACACCTACGCGTACGCCACCATGGGCGAGATCGTCGCCTGGATCATCGGCTGGGACCTGCTGCTGGAGTTCGCGCTCGGCGCCGCCGTGGTGGCCCGCGGCTGGTCCGGCTACCTCGCCGACCTGTTCGGCCTGCCCAGCGCCTGGTTCGCCGAGGAAGGCAGCATCGTCAACCTCGGCGCGATCGGCATCGTGCTGCTGCTCGGCGTGGTGGCCATCGTCGGCATCCGCGAGTCCGCCCGGGTCACCAACGTGCTGGTGCTGGTGAAGGTGGCGATCTGCGCCTTCGTCGTCATCGCCGGGCTGTTCTTCGTGAAGGCGGCCAACCTCACCCCGTTCATCCCGTCCAGCGAGCCGGCCGGCGCCGGCGACGACGGCATCAAGCAGCCGGTCACCCAGGCGCTGTTCGGGCTGGAGCCCTCCGTCTTCGGCTTCGTCGGGGTGCTCACCGCCGCCGCGGTGGTGTTCTTCGCGTACACCGGGTTCGAGGCCGTGGCGAACCTGGGCGAGGAGACCCGCAAGCCCAAGCGCGACCTGCCGCTGGGCCTGCTCGGCACGCTCGTCATCTCCACCGTGCTCTACATCGGCGTCTCGCTGGTCGTGGTCGGCATGGTCAGGTACACCGAGATCGACGAGGGCGCGCCGATTGCGTCCGCGTTCCGGGCGGTCGGCGCCGGCTGGTCCGCGACGCTCGTCTCCATCGCCGCCGTCGCCGGCCTCACCAGCGTGATCCTGGTCGACCTGGTGGCCATGGGGCGGATCGGCTTCGCCATCGCCCGGGACGGGCTCATCCCGCCGTCGATCGCCAAGGTGCACCCGCGCTGGGGCACGCCCTACCGGATCGCCGCGATCATGACGGTGGCGGTCGTGCTGCTGGCCGGCTTCCTGCCGCTGTCCGCGCTCGCCGATCTGGTCAGCATCGGCGCGCTCTGCGCGTTCATGCTGGTCGCGATCGCGGTGCCGATCCTGCGCAAGCGGCGTCCCGACCTGGACCGGCCGTTCAAGGTGCCGTTCTCGCCGGTGCTGCCGATCGTGACCGCGGTGGCCTGCCTCTACCTCAGCCTCAACCTGTCGGTGGAGACCTGGGTGCGGTTCCTGATCTGGATGGCGCTCGGCGGGATCATCTACTTCGGTTACGGGCACCGCAAGAACCGGCTGGCCCGCCGCGAGCACGCCGAGGACACCCCCGAGCCCGCCCCCACCCCCTGA